A window from Toxoplasma gondii ME49 chromosome IX, whole genome shotgun sequence encodes these proteins:
- a CDS encoding Tubulin-tyrosine ligase family protein (encoded by transcript TGME49_265080): protein MASNSVPQARHAVPVDFAALEAMSSPHGFTLTDRPGNDISVSAGTVNSRGEQPLFPRKFAEHPVDLELVAPRNVAQTALHLQNGNMVRESGNSDLEADTRGSSWSTAAIGSEYSTDDSTDQACDRVTQGYTRLLPESGVLVANEPDEPVGCQASTEGIHAYPDAGGANGGSHVSSLQANEGTPQYSEEESDGKGCSDSKNAAQSKKDFSFTMAPNFLAGDNTPLYHTASGRVRKEFFSGGFSPSESLTRSKSPRLPLSVESYSDATTVTGGLDSNRKTSLIHTLGGAVFSPRDEPGSLAIHVTVMNPHAPTYTDSSTTKVPRSSRQSRSSSASAASSRCKGKDSESRFRFKHSPRLCSPRPLLSFNSPLPFRERGLSPGNNHVSIPTSPTVKSRGVRPPRNSVTQIRSSVSTVLRQAVSSEEGCGNRQRNQPLCNSGGTTSRNRGTLSGRKNTLSSRPLSCPPRRGADPMISEAPVPLPFPSFREQGQAGYRHFRPGTDLRLPSDDFLRAFTWLPRHSVVATPRVCSQLEKKCLLSSRGVRAGRSPASSHSPKMSSSKKVSTPERHVKSSPTRSLPKKLEISFSDVCALHEPLECRFGPSMSSARTRKCPGSAGLRSFETELKERTLNIETARDTQVPLIEPGPVKQGALLVANGPDFSGNITTGSNLNDPCDLAVSTATADGGSSDPQLGGQPQIVSNLCQTSTHSVDDNACGSLSPGESPRHLPDSNIEGLSEESHDQLSANEQVAKPHVPASPCLLRTSRKSKQKSEMFASPRSSTEVYSRADPPSAIVSGAFRTGMSCVPKQPNISGHRRDGRGGSVPGSGRKEVPDACRSDVGGAVTSAASSRGGSLRGRPPVDLLALAIHHKLLESGIIPAPLSLCPRGRGSSPSAGKRPSSSSGGEPSTDPWQLIAAALSQATPPESAQTSRSRTSRWIDSLGAARGRYQPVPFTSLYAVLRRDHGLVHRPVPSSETRSPWESGVSTRRRQYSFETTELITHDGIADACRFADVFEDADPDTTHQNSLTGDLLTPAAYGGFREASASIRIPDAIAGHNSDGAERSQHISQKAKQSGGCASQNKAKTGLANTPATFSCASSGRTSSTRKAEALTGAKSAARPCPGTKLIQKRKSVSPSGKDVPQTIEEWQSQNDAVNKKVFSSMSPRVIKEELLRRGWVENPDGFSKFFHLRWLPSAGTLGQLRDKHRAEIVALTPGVEITPSTSARPPATARERQKKGAGATCFDAFDEEKLMPYQIVNKFPDTSGLTTRIGLLKSLRSNMPFLLDKPHDAVIPRSYILNDEDEVAAFREDYVLTRSEAILKRYLLRWAYSLSESYGKSLSVSSEECPTPNSSSKGSSRVAAEPAEALGVENGKEISETPPSDNPLTSESNTPFGPQKTPEDEPANDTDCSGDGCDRPSQVSAHAFTPAIIGPEMNLSRTSLGVVLSEIFLLGPSTGTTATEEGLMFDAVKVAFPKLPPQAVKAAIYAVFRARAHRSRAATILDCSIISETELASLEKPSLHLPADIDLEKAEAAIDAILGVFADKHEEFGQHTSNVPFEGQASSDMLGDSTGKLPQIVREAADALRWLRRRGRKQWSLNGWSSAWVLKSACISKTAPSASVCHHLADIEKIIRGKFIPQLLIQKLVEKPLIVNGKTFDIRVFVLVTSWSPLTVWMYKKALVRVAEGTRRNRSGKATTPRMRQHDSSEALCPLAKEGEIWSSQALRELLQGVCGDDIWISSIYPQMRKTVTETCQSVQNEVVHRARSHELFAFDFLVDSSFKPWLLEVTKSPDPASGSSTRCVQDLASQCLCDSLKVILDWNPKTRLDTGNFEMVHVGPPTNGIAAIWARQDLVVKGSSCTRALPHRHDSSRKASSPRE, encoded by the exons ATGGCCAGCAATTCTGTACCGCAGGCCCGCCATGCGGTACCTGTTGATTTTGCAGCTCTAGAAGCAATGTCTTCGCCTCATGGTTTCACACTAACTGATCGCCCGGGAAATGACATATCCGTTTCTGCAGGTACCGTGAACTCCCGCGGGGAACAGCCGCTTTTCCCCCGGAAATTCGCAGAACATCCAGTTGATCTCGAACTCGTCGCTCCACGAAATGTAGCTCAGACGGCATTGCATTTGCAGAACGGAAATATGGTGAGAGAGTCAGGGAACTCCGATTTGGAAGCTGACACCAGAGGTTCAAGTTGGAGCACTGCAGCTATCGGATCCGAATACAGCACAGATGATTCAACGGATCAGGCTTGCGACAGGGTGACACAAGGATATACCAGATTGTTGCCCGAATCTGGTGTGTTAGTTGCAAACGAACCGGACGAACCTGTTGGCTGTCAAGCTTCCACTGAAGGCATTCATGCCTATCCTGATGCAGGGGGGGCGAACGGCGGGTCCcatgtctcctctttgcAGGCAAATGAAGGCACCCCACAGtacagtgaagaagagagcgatgGGAAGGGCTGCAGCGACAGCAAAAACGCTGCCCAGTCGAAGAAAGACTTTTCCTTTACGATGGCACCGAACTTTCTTGCCGGTGACAACACACCCCTTTATCATACCGCTTCCGGGAGAGTGCGCAAGGAATTTTTCTCTGGTGGTTTTTCCCCGTCAGAAAGCCTCACGCGGAGCAAGTCTCCTCGTTTGCCTCTTTCTGTTGAAAGTTATAGTGACGCGACAACGGTCACCGGTGGTCTTGACTCGAACCGTAAAACCTCACTCATACACACACTTGGTGGAGCAGTTTTCAGTCCCCGCGACGAACCTGGCTCTCTGGCAATACATGTGACTGTCATGAATCCCCATGCGCCCACTTATACTGATTCCTCTACCACCAAGGTTCCAAGGTCGTCTCGACAGTCACGCTCCTCAAGCGCATCCGCAGCCTCGTCCAGGTGCAAGggaaaagacagcgagagccGATTTCGATTCAAGCActcgcctcgtctctgctcgccACGCCCGCTCCTCAGTTTCAACAGCCCCCTCCCTTTCCGGGAACGTGGCCTTTCTCCCGGAAACAACCATGTGTCCATTCCGACGTCACCCACGGTGAAGTCGCGGGGAGTTCGCCCGCCTCGGAACTCTGTAACTCAAATTCGCAGTTCCGTGTCTACGGTGCTGCGGCAGGCTGTGTCGTCGGAGGAAGGATGTGGCAATAGGCAGAGAAATCAGCCGCTGTGCAACTCTGGCGGAACCACGTCGAGGAATCGAGGGACATTGTCAGGTCGTAAAAACACTCTCTCATCCAGACCTTTGTCATGCCCTCCCCGTCGTGGTGCCGATCCCATGATTTCTGAGGCACCAGTTCCGCTCCCCTTTCCGTCATTTCGCGAGCAGGGACAGGCGGGATATCGACATTTCCGTCCTGGCACAGATCTGCGTTTGCCTTCCGACGACTTCCTAAGGGCTTTCACGTGGCTCCCTCGCCACTCCGTTGTGGCGACGCCCCGTGTCTGCAGCCAGCTAGAGAAAAAATGCTTGTTATCTTCGCGCGGTGTGAGGGCAGGGCGTTCCCCAGCATCGAGCCACAGTCCCAAAATGTCGAGTTCTAAAAAAGTGTCGACGCCGGAGCGCCACGTCAAGAGTTCCCCCACACGATCGCTGCCGAAAAAACTGGAAATTAGTTTCTCAGACGTCTGTGCCTTACATGAGCCTCTGGAGTGCCGATTTGGCCCCTCCATGAGCAGTGCTCGGACGCGAAAGTGCCCGGGATCTGCCGGGCTCCGAAGCTTCGAAACAGAACTGAAGGAGAGGACTTTGAATATCGAGACAGCAAGAGATACACAGGTACCCCTCATCGAACCGGGACCCGTGAAGCAAGGAGCTCTGCTGGTAGCTAACGGTCCTGACTTTTCAGGAAATATAACGACGGGCTCTAACTTAAACGATCCGTGTGACTTGGCGGTTAGCACTGCCACAGCAGACGGTGGTTCTAGTGACCCACAACTCGGTGGTCAGCCTCAAATCGTGAGTAATTTGTGTCAAACAAGCACACATTCTGTCGACGACAATGCCTGTGGAAGTTTGTCTCCGGGTGAATCACCGCGGCACCTACCTGACTCAAACATTGAAGGCCTCTCGGAAGAATCGCATGATCAACTGTCTGCAAATGAGCAAGTCGCCAAGCCACACGTTCCCGCCAGCCCCTGTCTGCTCCGCACGAGTAGGAAGTCAAAGCAAAAGTCGGAAATGTTTGCCAGCCCTCGTAGCTCGACTGAAGTGTACTCTCGCGCTGACCCTCCCTCCGCCATCGTGTCCGGTGCGTTTCGAACGGGGATGAGTTGTGTTCCTAAGCAACCGAATATCTCTGGACATCGTAGAGACGGTCGCGGTGGATCCGTCCCCGGGtcagggagaaaggaggtaCCCGACGCATGCCGTTCGGATGTTGGCGGAGCAGTTACCTCTGCGGCGTCTTCGAGGGGAGGCTCTCTTCGTGGTAGACCGCCAGTGGACCTCTTGGCGCTCGCCATTCACCACAAGCTGCTGGAATCCGGCATTATTCCGGCaccgctttctctgtgtcctcgAGGACGAGGTTCGTCTCCGAGTGCAGGCAAGAGACCCAGTTCCTCAAGTGGCGGAGAGCCTAGCACGGATCCGTGGCAGCTCATTGCTGCCGCTCTGTCACAGGCAACACCACCTGAGAGCGCGCAGACGAGCAGGAGCCGGACATCGAGGTGGATAGACAGTCTGGGCGCGGCCAGGGGCCGTTACCAGCCTGTGCCCTTCACATCCTTGTACGCCGTGCTTCGCAGAGATCATGGGCTCGTTCATCGTCCTGTGCCCTCCTCGGAAACTAGAAGTCCATGGGAAAGCGGTGTttcgacgagaaggagacagtaTTCGTTCGAAACCACTGAGCTCATAACGCACGACGGGATCGCTGACGCATGCAGGTTCGCTGACGTCTTCGAGGATGCAGACCCCGACACTACCCACCAAAATTCCCTCACAGGGGATCTGTTGACGCCCGCGGCGTACGGCGGCTTTCGAGAAGCGTCTGCATCTATTAGAATTCCGGATGCGATCGCTGGACACAACTCCGACGGAGCTGAAAGGTCACAACACATCTCGCAGAAAGCCAAGCAGTCTGGCGGATGCGCCTCCCAAAACAAGGCAAAAACAGGACTCGCCAATACGCCGGCAACATTTTCCTGTGCTTCCTCGGGAAGGACTTCCTCCACACGAAAAGCAGAAGCCCTGACTGGAGCAAAATCAGCCGCGCGTCCGTGTCCGGGAACAAAGCTCATTCAAAAACGAAAATCTGTGTCACCCTCAGGGAAAG ACGTGCCGCAGACCATCGAAGAGTGGCAGAGTCAGAACGATGCGGTGAACAAGAAA GTCTTTTCCTCAATGAGCCCACGCGTTATCAAAGAGGAGCTTCTGCGGCGCG GATGGGTTGAGAATCCTGATGGATTCAGCAAGTTTTTCCATCTGCGCTGGCTGCCGAGTGCGGGGACACTCGGGCAACTGAGGGACAAGCATAGGGCGGAGATCGTTGCCTTGACCCCTGGCGTTGAAATAACACCGTCCACTTCCGCGAGACCACccgcgacagcgagagagcggcagaaaaaaggagcaGGGGCTACCTGCTTCGATG CGTTTGACGAGGAGAAGCTGATGCCGTATCAGATTGTGAACAAGTTTCCAGACACCTCCGGCCTAACCACGAGG ATTGGTTTGCTCAAGAGTTTGCGCTCGAACATGCCCTTCCTTCTTGACAAACCTCATGATGCAGTGATACCACGCAGCTACATTCTGAATGACGAAGATGAAGTAGCTGCTTTCCGCGAGGACTACGTCCTCACGAGGTCTGAGGCTATTCTAAAACGCTATCTTCTGAGATGGGCCTACTCACTGTCAGAGTCTTACGGGAAGTCTCTGTCCGTGTCATCCGAGGAGTGCCCGACTCCGAACTCTTCTTCTAAAGGGTCCTCTCGTGTCGCTGCCGAGCCAGCAGAGGCGCTTGGAGTAGAGAATGGCAAGGAGATTTCGGAGACGCCACCCTCTGACAATCCCCTGACCTCAGAATCCAACACACCTTTCGGTCCACAAAAGACCCCAGAGGACGAGCCCGCAAACGATACAGACTGTTCTGGTGACGGCTGTGACAGGCCTTCTCAGGTGTCTGCACATGCGTTCACTCCCGCCATCATCGGACCCGAAATGAATCTTTCACGAACTAGTTTAGGCGTTGTGCTTTCTGAAATATTTCTTTTGGGTCCCAGTACTGGAACAACTGCTACCGAGGAAGGCTTGATGTTTGATGCCGTCAAAGTGGCGTTTCCAAAGCTGCCACCACAGGCAGTAAAGGCCGCGATCTACGCAGTGTTCAGAGCCCGTGCGCATCGCTCTCGGGCTGCCACAATTTTGGATTGCTCAATTATCAGCGAAACAGAGCTGGCCAGCCTGGAGAAG CCATCCCTCCACTTGCCTGCCGATATCGACCTTGAGAAGGCGGAAGCTGCAATTGATGCTATCTTGGGTGTCTTCGCCGATAAACATGAAGAATTTGGACAGCACACCTCAAATGTCCCCTTTGAGGGTCAGGCGAGTTCCGACATGCTTGGGGACTCCACTGGAAAGCTCCCACAGATTGTTCGAGAAGCCGCCGACGCACTGCGATGGCTTCGAAGACGCGGACGAAAACAGTGGAGCCTGAATG GATGGTCGAGCGCCTGGGTGTTGAAATCGGCTTGCATCTCAAAGACTGCACCGTCGGCGTCGGTGTGCCATCACCTTGCGGATATCGAAAAGATAATTCGAGGCAAATTCATCCCCCAATTACTCATTCAGAAGCTCGTTGAGAAGCCGCTGATTGTTAACGGCAAAACATTCGATATCCGCGTGTTCGTTCTCGTTACATCATGGAGTCCCCTAACAG TCTGGATGTACAAGAAGGCGCTTGTCCGGGTTGCTGAGGGCACACGACGAAATCGTTCCGGCAAAGCAACGACACCTAGAAT GCGGCAACATGACTCCTCCGAAGCTTTGTGTCCTCTTGCGAAAGAG GGCGAAATCTGGTCTTCTCAAGCTCTGCGCGAGCTCTTGCAAGGCGTCTGCGGAGATGATATTTGGATTTCATCAATTTATCCTCAAATGCGCAAAACAGTGACTGAGACATGTCAGTCTGTTCAGAACGAGGTCGTCCACCGGGCGAGATCACATGAGCTTTTCGCGTTCGACTTTTTGGTCGATTCTTCATTCAAACCTTGGCTGTTGGAGGTTACGAAATCCCCTGATCCCGCCAGCGGCTCTTCGACACGCTGTGTCCAAGACTTGGCATCCCAATGTCTGTGCGATTCCCTTAAGGTCATCCTCGACTGGAACCCCAAAACACGACTTGACACAGGAAACTTTGAGATGGTACATGTGGGCCCGCCGACCAACGGGATCGCTGCCATTTGGGCTCGGCAAGACCTGG TTGTGAAAGGATCGAGTTGCACTCGAGCTCTCCCCCATCGACACGACTCTTCACGAAAGGCGAGCTCACCTCGCGAGTAA
- a CDS encoding hypothetical protein (encoded by transcript TGME49_265070~Predicted trans-membrane domain (TMHMM2.0):152-175:201-221:323-346:368-388): MFDASSSRVRFSRLGRSSLSSMAGKPVGPALLKWSDSQFHTGVQTAADRGTGQTAQRRKSPGGIQPIPTDLAVRDQWTSVDSVGGTVDLDTVPARKDTIDGEPLSSVLAAVPVGDVAPFTSVAAGDLQADANDDFFVSRPRQRMHELLVEPTASYSFAGFTSGALPSVASVLTAAKGHLTSYPRLSDREECLLAPGSFSFSLQQGLAAAALAAVTLKYVFSRRPKRSVTTFCFDFAKLVVGAVLSQLMALRFSTVLSHVHLTWIHEGVDACDWYVVSQFADSSLGIWLVVMILRVTEQRFAYESGHYSYRVGGKPAFRNFLGQLFVFIWIILVGKLLMFIVLGIFTKPLSAVAYAILSALHRGDAEHRFIIIMVIVPVLTNLFQYTTLDSIIRFRRGSAAKEKEAFFELHSTCDEERTAIDSDGL; the protein is encoded by the coding sequence ATGTTCGACGCAAGTTCCAGCCGTGTGAGATTTTCGAGGTTGGGGcggtcttccctctcttccatGGCAGGAAAACCAGTAGGGCCTGCCCTGTTGAAGTGGAGTGATTCGCAGTTTCACACCGGGGTTCAAACAGCAGCCGACCGTGGCACCGGTCAGACTGCACAAAGACGAAAGTCACCCGGCGGCATTCAGCCAATACCAACCGACTTAGCCGTCCGGGATCAATGGACATCTGTGGACAGTGTAGGTGGAACCGTGGATCTTGACACTGTACCAGCAAGGAAGGACACCATCGATGGGGAACCACTCAGCTCTGTTCTTGCAGCAGTACCGGTGGGGGATGTTGCACCTTTCACAAGCGTCGCTGCGGGCGACCTACAAGCGGACGCCAATGACGATTTCTTTGTGTCCCGGCCCCGACAGCGTATGCATGAACTACTGGTCGAGCCAACGGCAAGTTACAGTTTTGCAGGGTTTACCTCTGGTGCATTGCCTTCGGTGGCGTCTGTGTTGACGGCCGCAAAAGGACATCTTACGTCTTatcctcgcctctctgatCGGGAGGAGTGTCTTCTGGCTCCAGGGAGTTtcagtttttctcttcagcaaGGCCTTGCTGCGGCTGCCCTCGCTGCTGTGACCCTAAAGTATGTGTTCAGCAGGAGACCCAAGCGGAGCGTAACGACCTTCTGTTTCGATTTTGCAAAGCTTGTGGTGGGTGCTGTTTTGTCCCAGCTCATGGcccttcgcttctccactGTGCTGTCGCATGTCCACTTGACCTGGATTCATGAAGGAGTGGATGCCTGTGATTGGTATGTTGTCAGTCAGTTTGCCGATTCCAGTCTTGGAATTTGGCTGGTTGTCATGATACTACGGGTGACTGAGCAAAGATTCGCTTATGAATCCGGCCACTACAGCTACAGGGTGGGCGGCAAACCAGCATTCAGAAATTTTCTTGGTCAGCTTTTCGTCTTCATATGGATAATCCTCGTTGGCAAGTTGCTGATGTTCATCGTCCTCGGCATTTTCACGAAGCCTCTCTCAGCTGTGGCATACGCgatcctctctgctcttcatCGCGGCGACGCTGAGCACCGATTTATCATTATAATGGTCATAGTCCCAGTTCTGACTAATCTCTTTCAGTACACCACATTGGATTCAATCATCAGATTTAGAAGGGGATCTgccgcgaaagagaaagaggcgttTTTCGAGCTGCATTCCACGTGTGATGAAGAGCGAACTGCTATTGATTCTGACGGTCTGTGA
- a CDS encoding hypothetical protein (encoded by transcript TGME49_265065), whose protein sequence is MMDSAATLADAMDRRLTAFENKLEQLSRPVSVPENSLPDASGITSVSWRRQQRLIGNTPKANPPQRFRKPRVLVRNRAKDNDRLLRAIQKITIERRAQTYSCITSTRPLQQ, encoded by the exons ATGATGGATTCTGCAGCAACCCTGGCAGATGCAATGGATCGACGTCTGACCG CGTTCGAAAACAAGCTAGAACAACTTTCGAGACCAGTCTCGGTGCCTGAAAACTCA CTTCCAGACGCTTCTGGAATCACATCAGTCTCGTGGAGAAGGCAACAACGTTTGATCGGCAACACGCCCAAAGCTAATCCGCCTCAGCGATTTAGGAAGCCCCGCGTCTTGGTAAGGAACCGGGCGAAAGACAACGACCGGCTACTCCGAGCCATTCAAAAAATAACCATAGAGAGAA GAGCACAGACATATTCCTGTATAACATCCACCCGGCCTCTGCAGCAATGA
- a CDS encoding hypothetical protein (encoded by transcript TGME49_265060), translated as MSQKPFSSRPFTFGGSLERRQSCITLQTIREACNRELRLAGSDARSASSGAAAGAREDGGTLDAAPEVAPHSPTHRLPTGKRDLPPGPLPLPANSAHFTRLPWTSESQANDVLGTACGATMNRDMHLFPCGVSITVHAPYTALLAIQRFPGSKPGESR; from the exons ATGTCGCAAAAacctttttcttcgagacCTTTTACCTTCGGAGGCT CACTCGAGAGGCGTCAGAGTTGCATCACTCTACAGACTATACGAGAAGCGTGCAATCGAGAACTCCGGTTGGCCGGCAGTGACGCGCGAAG TGCGTCAAGTGGTGCTGCCGCTGGTGCTCGGGAGGATGGCGGAACACTTG ATGCAGCGCCTGAAGTAGCTCCTCATTCGCCTACCCATCGTCTTCCCACCGGAAAACGCGATTTGCCTCCAGGGCCTCTCCCACTTCCGGCAAATTCTGCCCACTTCACGCGACTACCGTGGACATCCGAGTCCCAGGCAAATGACGTCTTGGGAACTGCTTGCGGCGCTACGATGAACAGAGACATGCATTTATTTCCGTGCGGCGTTAGTATAACAGTTCATGCACCGTACACAGCTCTTCTCGCAATTCAGAGATTTCCAGGCAGCAAGCCAGGAGAATCGAGATGA